The Mesorhizobium loti genome includes a region encoding these proteins:
- a CDS encoding substrate-binding domain-containing protein yields the protein MTRPSRLRPLALALLLSAAPMAVVAADMPPEAAELMVPLPLSPTGQPVVGFPDGAPASPAASLTFTADELAKLKAGSFTAGIAMQAMDSPWNTLQVEALKKTLDEYGIKVVAVTDAKQAPTAQADQLEGMIAQKVNLIFSVPIDPKGQADTYKRVSESGVKIVFMDNVAYGMAPGKDYVTVVASDNEQNAVFATDEMIKAIGGKGEVGLMTYIQESYYSIAARVAGFEKSVAAHPGVTVAAREKFTQPREAYDKAVAMLTAHPDIKGIFAVWGDPAMQTLAGAESLGRNDLVVTTNDLGPDSALYIARDQIIAIGAQLPYDLGIAEAQAGAAALLGKPVPPYISLPSLRVKKANLLSALKQVTKQDVPEDVVKACAGACY from the coding sequence GTGACCAGACCGTCTCGCCTTCGTCCACTCGCACTCGCTTTGTTGCTGTCGGCCGCGCCCATGGCGGTCGTCGCTGCCGACATGCCACCGGAAGCCGCCGAACTGATGGTGCCGCTGCCCTTGTCGCCGACCGGCCAGCCGGTGGTCGGCTTCCCCGATGGCGCACCGGCCAGCCCCGCTGCCTCATTGACCTTCACGGCAGACGAGCTGGCGAAGCTCAAGGCCGGCAGTTTCACCGCCGGCATCGCCATGCAAGCCATGGACTCGCCCTGGAACACTTTGCAGGTCGAGGCGCTGAAGAAGACGCTCGACGAGTACGGCATCAAGGTCGTGGCGGTCACCGACGCCAAGCAGGCGCCGACCGCCCAGGCCGACCAACTCGAAGGCATGATCGCCCAGAAGGTCAATCTGATCTTCTCGGTGCCGATCGACCCCAAGGGCCAGGCCGATACCTACAAGCGGGTCTCCGAAAGCGGCGTGAAGATCGTGTTCATGGACAATGTCGCCTACGGCATGGCGCCGGGCAAGGACTACGTCACCGTGGTCGCATCCGACAACGAACAGAACGCCGTGTTTGCCACCGACGAGATGATCAAGGCGATCGGCGGCAAGGGCGAAGTCGGCCTGATGACCTACATCCAGGAGTCCTACTATTCGATCGCGGCACGCGTTGCCGGCTTCGAGAAGTCGGTCGCCGCCCATCCCGGCGTCACCGTGGCGGCGCGCGAGAAATTCACCCAGCCGCGCGAGGCCTATGACAAGGCGGTCGCCATGCTGACGGCGCATCCCGACATCAAGGGCATCTTCGCGGTGTGGGGCGACCCGGCCATGCAGACGCTGGCCGGCGCCGAGTCGCTCGGCCGCAACGATCTCGTCGTCACCACCAACGATCTCGGCCCCGACAGCGCGCTCTACATCGCCCGTGACCAGATCATCGCCATCGGTGCGCAACTGCCTTACGATCTCGGCATAGCCGAAGCCCAGGCAGGTGCTGCTGCCCTGCTCGGCAAGCCGGTGCCGCCTTACATCTCGCTGCCCTCGCTGCGGGTGAAGAAGGCCAATCTTCTGTCGGCCCTCAAGCAGGTGACCAAACAGGACGTACCGGAAGATGTCGTCAAGGCCTGCGCCGGCGCCTGCTACTGA
- a CDS encoding GntR family transcriptional regulator: protein MAANEDDEDVVIDASARRSRAEFVFEALLKTIVRVDRRPGDLLLKDDIARELGVSRQPVTDAINRLAGLGLVTVIPQVNSYVSRISPADVIESSFLRSAVEAQVVHELASHPKTAVVAALRNQLLEQVQLVAAGDVDGFHDADDAFHRMLAELAGLPGLWDQIAAARLHLVRVRRLGLPRPGRLAISYAEHSMVVDEIEAGRPRKAANTIAHHIRYNEGELRRLQKDLPQYFL, encoded by the coding sequence ATGGCTGCAAACGAAGATGACGAAGACGTTGTGATCGATGCTTCGGCACGCCGGAGCCGAGCCGAGTTCGTGTTCGAAGCGCTGCTGAAGACGATCGTGCGGGTCGACCGCCGGCCGGGCGATCTGTTGCTCAAGGACGACATCGCCAGGGAGCTCGGCGTGTCGCGACAGCCGGTGACCGATGCGATCAACCGCCTGGCTGGGCTGGGGCTCGTCACGGTGATCCCGCAGGTCAATTCCTACGTTTCGCGCATCTCGCCGGCCGACGTGATCGAAAGTTCGTTCCTGCGCAGCGCCGTCGAGGCGCAGGTCGTGCATGAACTCGCATCCCATCCGAAAACCGCGGTGGTGGCAGCGCTGCGCAACCAATTGCTGGAACAGGTCCAGCTTGTGGCCGCCGGCGACGTCGACGGTTTCCACGACGCGGATGACGCCTTCCACCGCATGCTGGCGGAACTCGCCGGCTTGCCGGGCCTCTGGGACCAGATCGCGGCGGCACGGCTGCACCTGGTGCGCGTGCGCCGGCTCGGCCTGCCCCGCCCCGGTCGTCTCGCCATCTCCTACGCCGAGCACTCCATGGTGGTCGACGAAATCGAGGCCGGACGGCCTCGCAAGGCGGCAAACACCATCGCCCATCACATTCGCTACAACGAAGGCGAACTGCGACGGCTTCAGAAGGACCTGCCGCAATATTTTCTTTGA
- a CDS encoding sugar ABC transporter ATP-binding protein produces the protein MSAADSPLPTLVSMRGIVKRFGANTVLRNVDFEVRAGEVHALLGENGAGKSTLMKVLLGIHAPDEGTILVRGEPLASISTRARLEAGVAMIFQELSLVPAMSVADNLFLGREPLLFGGRIDRRRIRREAVELIAGQGFALDPDALVEDLPFAARQQVEILKALSRGASVIVMDEPTSSLTVREEEVLHATIAQLRATGIGVVYISHRMSEIFRVADRLSIIKDGHIQGPFATEQITIPEVSRLMARSASVVVMKPKARREPGEIVLEVVDLGTSRKLRDVGLAVRAGEIVGIAGLVGSGRSTLAKALFGLIPDARGDIRLNGREIGALATPPRIRAGMALVPEDRRAEGLVAQHSLAANVALPNLAELTSRWPGVLSWRRETEMFLSFRDALHIACREPGQPASELSGGNQQKVVFAKWFGSNPKLLILDEPTAGVDVNAKAEMRALVLRAAEKGMAVLLITSELDELAGLADRLIYMVDGRLVPGETTPRGEEEIRTVLQQLAITHEAA, from the coding sequence ATGTCCGCTGCCGACAGTCCCCTGCCCACGCTGGTTTCCATGCGTGGCATCGTCAAGCGGTTCGGCGCCAACACCGTGCTGCGCAACGTCGATTTTGAGGTCCGGGCCGGCGAAGTCCACGCGTTGCTCGGCGAGAACGGCGCCGGCAAGTCCACATTGATGAAAGTGCTGCTTGGCATTCACGCGCCCGATGAAGGCACGATCCTGGTGCGCGGCGAACCGTTGGCCTCCATTTCGACGCGCGCGCGCCTCGAAGCCGGCGTGGCGATGATCTTCCAGGAATTGAGCCTGGTGCCGGCGATGAGCGTCGCCGACAATCTATTTCTTGGCCGCGAGCCGCTGCTGTTTGGCGGCCGCATCGACCGCCGCCGCATCCGGCGCGAGGCAGTGGAACTGATCGCCGGGCAAGGCTTTGCGCTCGATCCGGACGCGCTTGTCGAAGACCTGCCGTTCGCGGCGCGCCAGCAGGTCGAAATCCTCAAGGCGCTGTCGCGCGGCGCTTCGGTGATCGTCATGGATGAACCGACCTCGTCGCTTACCGTGCGCGAGGAAGAGGTGCTGCATGCCACCATCGCCCAGTTGCGCGCCACAGGCATCGGCGTCGTCTATATCAGCCACCGCATGTCGGAGATTTTTCGCGTCGCCGATCGGTTGAGCATCATCAAGGACGGCCATATCCAGGGACCGTTTGCCACCGAGCAGATCACCATACCCGAGGTGTCGCGGCTGATGGCGCGGTCGGCCTCCGTCGTGGTGATGAAGCCGAAGGCACGACGCGAACCGGGCGAAATCGTTCTCGAGGTCGTTGACCTCGGTACATCGCGAAAACTGCGCGATGTCGGCCTTGCCGTGCGCGCCGGCGAGATTGTCGGCATCGCCGGCCTTGTCGGCAGCGGCCGCTCGACGCTCGCCAAGGCGCTGTTCGGGCTGATCCCGGATGCGCGCGGCGACATACGGCTCAACGGCCGCGAGATCGGCGCGTTGGCGACGCCGCCGCGCATCCGCGCCGGCATGGCGCTGGTGCCGGAGGACCGAAGGGCCGAAGGGCTGGTCGCTCAACACAGCCTGGCCGCCAATGTGGCTCTGCCCAATCTGGCCGAACTGACGTCGCGCTGGCCGGGCGTCCTGTCGTGGCGGCGCGAGACCGAGATGTTCCTCAGCTTTCGCGATGCGCTGCACATCGCCTGCCGCGAGCCCGGTCAACCTGCTTCGGAGCTATCGGGCGGCAACCAGCAAAAGGTGGTGTTCGCAAAGTGGTTTGGCAGCAATCCAAAACTGCTGATCCTCGACGAGCCGACGGCAGGCGTCGACGTCAATGCCAAAGCGGAAATGCGGGCGCTGGTGCTGCGGGCCGCCGAAAAGGGCATGGCGGTGCTGCTGATCACCTCTGAACTCGATGAACTGGCCGGCCTCGCCGACCGGCTGATCTACATGGTCGATGGCCGGCTGGTGCCTGGCGAGACCACACCGCGCGGCGAGGAAGAAATCCGCACCGTGCTGCAACAGCTCGCCATCACACACGAGGCCGCATGA